One Pochonia chlamydosporia 170 chromosome 5, whole genome shotgun sequence DNA segment encodes these proteins:
- a CDS encoding SUN family protein (similar to Metarhizium robertsii ARSEF 23 XP_007816424.1) yields MKNLVQLTIAATLAIGVTANSHQHLHRHVKKDTGSKVEKRAPDGVVWVAGPTKTVYQLDGTILPADKAEAGLKNGELVAIGETTPTYTPPPPPKPTSTKVQKLGAQFIEQSSAPPPPKSTAPPPPPKNSPAPKPSPPSGGTGLDAKFPSGKVKCTDFPSEYGAVALDYLQLGGYSGIQNVPGFSLKVSLSISTIHTGVAGDKCKSGGMCSYSCPPGYQKTQWSSAQGATGQSIGGLYCNDEGYLELTRPTVPYLCEKGAGGVYVKNDLKTVVSTCRTDYPGTESMVIPTELQAGQTLPLTNPDSATYYKWDGKDTTAQYYVNKRGVAAQDCCVWNCLKDPKACGNWAPINIGVGKSASGITYLSIFPNAPTSIAKLDFNIEITGDVSIKCAYVNGQFVGGSSNGCTTGMQPGGKAVIRYY; encoded by the exons ATGAAGAATCTCGTTCAACTCACCATCGCGGCCACTCTAGCGATTGGGGTGACTGCCAATTCGCACCAGCATCTTCACCGACACGTTAAGAAGGATACCGGCTCCAAGGTCGAGAAGCGTGCACCCGATGGTGTAGTCTGGGTTGCTGGCCCTACTAAAACGGTGTACCAGCTCGATGGTACAATTTTGCCAGCCGATAAGGCCGAGGCTGGTTTGAAGAACGGTGAACTCGTCGCCATTGGCGAAACAACACCTACTTACACTCCCCCACCGCCCCCGAAACCGACATCGACCAAAGTCCAGAAACTTGGAGCCCAATTCATCGAACAGTCTAGtgcacctcctccaccgaaGTCAACTgctccccctcctcctccaaagaACAGCCCGGctcccaagccaagcccacCGAGCGGAGGCACTGGCCTGGATGCAAAGTTCCCCAGTGGCAAAGTGAAGTGCACCGACTTTCCATCCGAATATGGCGCCGTGGCACTTGACTATCTTCAGTTGGGAGGATACAGTGGTATCCAGAATGTCCCCGGCTTTTCTTTGAAAGTGTCTCTTTCAATCAGCACTATCCATACTGGTGTGGCTGGCGACAAATGCAAGTCGGGAGGGATGTGCTCCTACTCCTGCCCGCCTGGCTATCAGAAGACACAATGGTCTTCAGCCCAGGGAGCTACTGGCCAATCCATTGGTGGTCTGTACTGCAATGATGAGGGATACCTTGAACTGACCCGTCCAACCGTCCCATACCTTTGCGAAAAGGGTGCTGGTGGCGTCTATGTCAAGAATGACCTGAAAACGGTTGTATCCACTTGCCGAACTGATTACCCAGGAACTGAATCAATGGTCATTCCGACTGAACTTCAGGCCGGACAAACGCTGCCATTGACTAACCCTGATTCGGCGACATACTATAAATGGGACGGCAAGGACACAACTGCTCAGTACTATGTCAACAAGAGGGGCGTTGCCGCTCAGGACTGCTGTGTCTGGAACTGCCTCAAGGACCCTAAGGCCTGTGGTAACTGGGCTCCCATCAacattggtgttggcaagAGCGCCTCCGGCATCACCTACCTCTCTATCTTCCCCAACGCCCCGACCTCCATTGCCAAACTGGACTTCAACATTGAGATCACCGGTGATGTCAGCATAAAGTGCGCTTATGTGAATGGACAGTTCGTTGGGGGCTCCTCGAATGGTTGCACG ACCGGAATGCAGCCTGGTGGCAAGGCTGTGATTCGATACTACTAA
- a CDS encoding zinc finger protein crol gamma (similar to Metarhizium acridum CQMa 102 XP_007810930.1): MASNAGGLATESPPQSHLSLVSSAKVPADEIVRLAKRRRESESVSPPSRAAQLSNSIASPSKVARLSLATTNRSAVPLTGAAALEDERLQKIEEQARSPPSTSPNPARSALESLMSGVAQSISRPSDAQLAPTANMEPAAKAATALSMAAGGIARTDDRDRDEGSPPVTTNAAPPAPVTESPAPMELDPNKNDQAQSQQITSSDERPQPGSLSYPGSLQTVANLADPPARGMSFPMPGHVQSSPTSSSGKKHKCPYCSTEFTRHHNLKSHLLTHSQEKPFVCTECEMRFRRLHDLKRHGKLHTGEKPHICPKCDRKFARGDALARHSKGAGGCAGRRASMGSFADGDELDGAIGEGEDSAMSGVAYENVEDEDLRRQSLPSMGVQHSSGDNYGVHSRTYPPAGTRPPASGLYPPNVNQNQIGTTSSSSVPDSMASSHTANTSVSSIPGGSGGGGMYSQAGMTESPKPLSPGLPGHEPANLARQRSPSMSQQYQQQQMGRRASELQSPHSGQSRPKLPGLSHPGFVAPNSGNYSHGRTPSGAQSAGDSGNMFAQSDPSVWEYIRLLEDKIKSLSDKVVSLDQEVVSLKKLLDNREGTSTT, translated from the coding sequence ATGGCATCAAACGCTGGTGGTCTTGCAACCGAGTCCCCGCCGCAGAGCCacttgagtctggtctcttCTGCCAAGGTCCCGGCTGACGAGATCGTGAGACTTGCTAAACGAAGACGCGAATCTGAGTCCGTGTCACCGCCATCTCGGGCTGCTCAGCTTTCCAATTCAATCGCATCGCCTTCAAAAGTCGCCCGACTGTCCCTTGCGACGACGAACCGATCGGCCGTTCCCCTCACTGGCGCCGCTGCCCTCGAAGACGAACGTCTGCAAAAGATCGAGGAGCAGGCACGTAGTCCTCCCTCCACCAGCCCCAACCCAGCTCGTTCAGCACTTGAGTCTctaatgtctggtgttgctCAATCGATCAGCCGTCCCTCCGACGCCCAACTTGCTCCAACGGCGAATATGGAGCCCGCGGCGAAGGCGGCAACTGCGCTCTCGATGGCTGCTGGCGGTATCGCTCGCACAGATGATCGTGACCGCGACGAAGGCAGCCCACCAGTCACTACAAATGCGGCACCGCCTGCTCCTGTTACAGAGAGTCCCGCGCCAATGGAGCTGGATCCGAACAAGAACGATCAAGCACAAAGCCAACAAATAACTTCATCAGATGAGAGACCACAGCCTGGCTCTTTGTCGTATCCCGGCTCTCTACAAACGGTTGCGAACCTTGCAGACCCACCAGCTCGAGGCATGAGCTTTCCGATGCCAGGTCACGTTCAGAGCTCACCGACGTCATCTAGTGGCAAGAAACATAAGTGTCCGTATTGCAGCACTGAGTTTACACGCCACCATAATCTCAAGAGTCACCTCTTGACCCATAGCCAGGAAAAACCTTTCGTTTGCACTGAATGTGAGATGCGATTCCGCAGACTCCATGATTTGAAGCGACATGGTAAGCTCCATACTGGAGAAAAACCACACATTTGTCCAAAGTGTGATCGAAAATTTGCGCGCGGAGATGCCTTGGCGCGACACAGTAAAGGAGCGGGAGGCTGTGCCGGTCGACGAGCCAGCATGGGTAGCTttgctgatggtgatgagttgGACGGGGCAATCGGCGAAGGCGAAGACTCAGCCATGTCAGGGGTCGCCTACGAAAatgtggaagatgaggatctCAGACGTCAAAGTCTCCCTAGTATGGGTGTACAACACTCCTCTGGTGATAACTATGGCGTGCATTCTCGCACGTATCCCCCTGCTGGTACGCGACCACCAGCAAGTGGGCTCTACCCGCCTAATGTGAATCAAAACCAAATTGGCACAACGAGTTCATCAAGCGTTCCGGATAGCATGGCGAGTAGCCACACGGCAAACACCAGCGTATCTTCTATTCCTGGCGGGAGCGGCGGCGGGGGAATGTATTCACAGGCCGGTATGACAGAGAGCCCCAAACCTCTGAGCCCCGGGCTTCCGGGCCATGAACCTGCGAATCTTGCAAGGCAACGATCCCCCAGTATGTCTCAACAAtaccaacagcaacaaatgGGCAGGCGAGCATCAGAATTACAGTCACCACATAGTGGCCAGTCGCGGCCGAAGTTGCCAGGGCTTTCTCACCCGGGCTTTGTTGCGCCGAATTCTGGCAACTACTCCCACGGCCGCACTCCAAGTGGAGCTCAATCTGCAGGCGATAGCGGCAATATGTTTGCGCAAAGTGATCCAAGCGTTTGGGAATATATCCGATTATTGGAAGATAAGATCAAATCGCTATCAGACAAGGTTGTCTCACTTGATCAGGAGGTTGTTAGCCTCAAGAAGCTTCTTGATAATCGGGAAGGCACTTCTACAACGTGA
- a CDS encoding diacylglycerol O-acyltransferase 2B (similar to Verticillium alfalfae VaMs.102 XP_003003450.1), whose protein sequence is MASVDIAQNPVPVHITNNDTADKVKVVPNPDTTLTSSPRDYEDSDTKVQSDEQALQDNGELLDHSANSEPNNMAKHHGKSYAAAVKSGGIEEDEKITNGNYVPYPNLTSELKREAHEREAWRAGGIRFAPLRVPFKRRMQTAAVLFHCMSIVVLVSCFWFTCANPLTWPILVPYLIHLSFSNAAMDGKLAYRSEWLRSLPLWRLFAGYFPAKLHKTFDLPPNRKYIFGYHPHGIISHGAWCAFATNALGFSEKFPGITNSLLTLDSNFRLPFYRDWILAMGIRSVSKESIRNTLSNGGSNKDGQGRAVTIVIGGARESLQAQPGTLRLILKGRKGFVKMALRSGADLVPVIGFGENDLYDQLSPKTHPMVHKIQMIILKVFKFTIPALHGRGLLNYDVGLMPYRRAVNIVVGRPIEINEPLEDQPSQDTIDKYHELYVEEVERLYDAYKDKFSNFNTVPELRIIS, encoded by the exons ATGGCTTCTGTCGATATTGCGCAGAACCCGGTGCCGGTACACA TAACAAACAACGACACGGCCGACAAGGTTAAAGTGGTTCCAAATCCAGATACCACACTGACTTCTTCGCCCCGGGACTACGAAGATTCAGACACGAAAGTTCAATCT GATGAACAGGCATTGCAAGATAACGGAGAGTTGTTGGACCACTCTGCAAACTCGGAACCAAACAACATGGCTAAGCATCATGGCAAGTCCTATGCTGCCGCCGTCAAGAGCGGTGGGATTGAAGAGGACGAGAAGATAACTAACGGAAATTATGTACCTTACCCCAACCTCACAAGTGAGCTGAAGCGAGAAGCACACGAGAGAGAGGCTTGGAGGGCGGGTGGCATTCGATTCGCTCCGCTGCGCGTGCCTTTCAAACGTCGGATGCAGACCGCAGCGGTTTTGTTTCATTGCATGTCCATCGTTGTATTAGTGTCGTGCTTCTGGTTCACTTGTGCGAACCCTCTGACCTGGCCAATCCTCGTCCCCTACCTTATTCATCTATCATTCTCCAATGCTGCGATGGACGGCAAACTTGCATACAGATCTGAATGGCTTCGATCGTTACCGCTCTGGAGGCTATTTGCTGGATACTTCCCCGCCAAGCTTCACAAGACATTTGATTTGCCCCCCAACAGGAAGTACATATTTGGTTATCACCCGCACGGGATCATTTCCCATGGTGCATGGTGCGCCTTCGCGACCAATGCACTTGGCTTCTCGGAGAAGTTCCCTGGCATTACAAACAGCCTGTTAACACTTGATTCCAATTTCCGCCTTCCATTCTACCGGGACTGGATCTTAGCAATGGGTATACGGTCTGTTTCGAAGGAATCCATCCGCAACACCTTGTCCAACGGGGGATCGAATAAGGATGGACAAGGCCGAGCAGTCACAATTGTCATTGGCGGAGCTCGAGAATCTCTTCAGGCACAGCCTGGGACCCTCCGTCTAATTCTGAAAGGGCGAAAAGGATTCGTCAAGATGGCATTGAGATCTGGAGCAGACCTGGTGCCAGTAATTGGCTTTGGCGAGAATGACCTATATGACCAACTGAGCCCGAAAACTCATCCTATGGTCCACAAGATCCAAATGATTATTCTGAAGGTATTCAAATTTACCATTCCTGCTCTGCATGGTCGCGGCCTGCTCAACTACGATGTTGGTTTGATGCCTTATCGTCGAGCTGTCAATATTGTCGTGGGCCGACCGATAGAAATCAACGAGCCCCTTGAAGATCAGCCATCTCAAGACACCATTGACAAATACCACGAGCTGTACGTGGAGGAAGTGGAACGGCTTTATGACGCTTACAAGGACAAATTTTCGAACTTCAATACCGTGCCAGAGTTGCGCATCATCTCCTAA
- a CDS encoding DNA-(apurinic or apyrimidinic site) lyase (similar to Verticillium alfalfae VaMs.102 XP_003003451.1), whose amino-acid sequence MARISPRKRQVVSYNEDSDEATAKADRSSSTSSKKSKSAPLPSKNTGKRKLESVAEVEQGSQDTIQPKRRKPKAKTEESTMPLAERTPVSSLKKLMYIGAHVSAAGGVQNAVSNAAHIGANSFALFLKSQRKWDNPPLSTEIRDLFINNCKEHKYSAAEHTLPHGSYLVNLAQADESKASQAYKGFLDDLERCEQLGIKLYNFHPGSTGGEARPAAIARIAAQLNKSHKATKSVITVLENMAGAGNVIGSTWEDLRDIIALVEQKDRVGVCIDTCHAFAAGHDLRTPDAFNKTMAAFDEIVGCKYLKAFHLNDSKAPFNSNRDLHANIGTGFLGLRAFHSIMNHDGFRNMPMVLETPIDKKGPDGKTVEDKQIWADEIKLLESLIGMDPESDEFNEKAEALQAKGASERSRIQDQVDKKTAKDAKKGSKAKAGTKRKKKSQGSDEESD is encoded by the exons ATGGCCCGGATATCCCCGAGAAAGCGACAAGTGGTGAGCTATAACGAGGATTCTGATGAAGCGACCGCCAAGGCCGACAGGTCTTCCTCGACGAGCAGCAAGAAGTCAAAGTCAGCTCCTTTGCCATCCAAGAATACGGGTAAACGAAAGTTAGAATCCGTGGCCGAAGTAGAACAAGGCTCACAAGATACAATACAACCTAAGAGGCGGaagccaaaagccaaaaCTGAGGAAAGCACAATGCCATTGGCAGAGAGGACGCCTGTTTCTTCACTTAAGAAGCTGATGTATATCGGCGCGCATGTTAGTGCTGCAGGAG GGGTCCAGAATGCCGTCTCTAATGCCGCTCATATTGGAGCCAACTCATTCGCTCTTTTCCTTAAGTCTCAACGCAAATGGGATAATCCCCCACTCTCCACGGAGATACGAGATTTGTTTATCAACAACTGCAAAGAGCACAAATACAGCGCCGCAGAACATACTCTACCGCATGGTTCATATCTCGTTAACCTGGCGCAGGCGGACGAAtccaaagccagccaagcctACAAAGGTTTCCTTGATGATCTTGAGAGATGCGAGCAGCTTGGGATCAAGCTCTACAACTTCCATCCCGGCTCAACAGGGGGAGAGGCTCGACCCGCGGCAATTGCACGAATTGCTGCACAGCTGAACAAATCACACAAAGCGACCAAATCGGTGATTACAGTCCTAGAAAATATGGCTGGCGCAGGCAATGTTATCGGATCAACGTGGGAAGACTTGAGGGACATCATTGCGCTAGTAGAGCAAAAGGACCGAGTAGGCGTCTGTATTGATACTTGTCACGCCTTCGCTGCTGGGCATGACCTGCGAACCCCAGACGCCTTCAACAAGACCATGGCGGCATTTGACGAGATCGTCGGGTGCAAGTATCTCAAAGCGTTTCATT TAAACGACAGCAAAGCCCCTTTTAATTCCAACCGAGATCTACACGCCAATATTGGAACAGGTTTCCTTGGTCTTCGTGCATTCCACAGCATCATGAACCACGATGGTTTTCGGAACATGCCCATGGTCCTAGAGACACCCATCGATAAAAAAGGCCCAGACGGAAAGACAGTTGAAGACAAACAAATTTGGGCTGACGAAATCAAGTTGCTAGAAAGTCTTATTGGAATGGACCCAGAAAGCGACGAGTTCAATGAGAAGGCAGAGGCACTTCAAGCCAAGGGTGCTTCAGAGCGCAGCAGAATCCAGGATCAGGTTGATAAGAAGAcagccaaggatgccaagaaGGgttcaaaggcaaaggcaggCACAAAacgaaagaagaagtcacaAGGCTCCGACGAGGAGAGTGACTAA
- a CDS encoding checkpoint protein kinase (SldA) (similar to Neosartorya fischeri NRRL 181 XP_001257930.1) — protein sequence MAASNNLIDFDVIEGQKENIQSLPGGRSARKLAELYSPSPLHKLATPTPSDTKNVHDCIRAEYEAEIQNISESDDPLDVFDRYVRWTLDAYPTAQATPQSQLHTLLERATKTFITSAQYKNDPRYLRLWIHYIHFFSDAPREAYMFLSRHGIGEGLALFYEEYAAWLEGAGRWTQAEEVYKLGIERESRPVQRLLRKFKEFEERMAQEPADAIEPSSPALPTMRPALAAKVDPFGSMSRSADPQAPRPTSGGSSATSKPAKSKLAIFSDADAKPAPLASRGEGSKGWDSIGSISDRKKENAMEPKPWVGETLKAGGKKSAAPKMAVFRDPSLSQINNIIVVPSKSQVTVHPQTGKKEYIFVDLAAVYPAPEEPGSELSFEEIMATRRGWLDQSWDHETVDENLVPEPMGELNGIEEISHGVKGKLVIHRDSVLLDENGDMREQPREPRIAKKKKVMEVNETQIIKAKLDSPSGPKLRKKQTSEPTMTLHTKAATDDIYDIFNAPLRSTNLSETGEEEDYETDGDYTTDGESTGTTRQLDTVSENGDDDAVDAKSVSEWSDYSAQRHIPDIEGRVVDDTLATRSEFDENAGEQEAEGNTYRASSTTEDGVETPTDGGLPRNTRTVFIPIPPEDYDPPTRPYRDPAEVANNRLPFMTPITERTECSLDVDLERRDTFKTPCRRDGTIHAMENDSDSDLPSSPLREVVDDDCPMPKIPAALVPRSAPILKKGPVNKPIPPKGPIIKDIQCNPVDISLRQDILSNIQPPLSSYAGFHDHSGQKCEYGGDIRKFAKAMNRLNKGGADRTGPLPAPVVIEFPNTTRVYHLKRELGVGAFAPVYLVQNSSPNEEETDENAAVAMGKGLFAVNHRNELEALKMEAPPTPWEFYIMRLAHTRLGPQHRAAASLSYAHELRLYQDEAFLFLPYHPHGTLLDVVNFFRAEPSGVMDEQLAMFFTIELMRTVEALHTRSILHGDLKADNCLLRLDATSSDQPISTPWKADGSGGWSSRGIVLIDFGRGIDMKAFVPDVEFIADWKTSSQDCAEMREGRPWTWQIDYHGLAGIIHCLLFGKYIETQRCDQGGLGRTGRKYRIRESLKRYWQADLWSECFEVLLNPGSFMEVEEGCKMPVLKSLRSVRERMERWLEANCDRGVGLRSLIAKLEGYAKSRK from the exons ATGGCGGCCTCCAACAATCTCATTGACTTCGACGTCATTGAAGGACAGAAGGAGAACATCCAGTCCTTGCCTGGTGGGCGTTCTGCAAGGAAGCTGGCCGAGTTGTACTCCCCATCACCTTTGCATAAACTCGCGACACCTACACCTTCGGATACCAAAAATGTTCACGACTGCATTCGCGCAGAGTATGAGGCAGAAATTCAGAATATTTCAGAATCAGATGACCCTCTGGACGTGTTCGACCGTTACGTCAGATGGACCTTGGATGCGTATCCGACGGCTCAAGCAACACCACAGTCACAGCTGCACACGCTGCTCGAGCGCGCTACAAAAACGTTCATAACATCTGCACAATACAAAAACGACCCTCGCTACCTGAGGCTATGGATTCATTACATCCACTTCTTTTCGGATGCCCCCAGGGAAGCGTACATGTTTCTTTCTCGTCATGGGATCGGAGAGGGTCTTGCCCTCTTCTATGAGGAGTATGCTGCTTGGCTAGAGGGTGCAGGAAGGTGGACACAGGCCGAGGAAGTCTATAAGCTTGGCATTGAGCGCGAGAGCAGACCTGTTCAAAGATTGCTACGCAAGTTCAAGGAATTCGAGGAGAGGATGGCTCAGGAGCCCGCCGACGCCATTGAGCCGTCGTCACCAGCACTTCCAACTATGCGTCCAGCGCTGGCTGCAAAAGTTGATCCCTTTGGATCCATGTCAAGATCTGCTGACCCTCAAgcgccacggccaacaagCGGTGGCAGTAGCGCCACCTCGAAGCCAGCGAAGTCAAAGCTTGCCATCTTCTcagatgcagatgccaagCCCGCTCCTTTGGCATCCAGGGGAGAGGGATCCAAAGGATGGGATTCGATTGGATCGATATCCGACcgcaagaaagaaaatgcCATGGAACCAAAGCCGTGGGTTGGTGAGACGCTGAAAGCAGGAGGAAAGAAGAGTGCTGCTCCAAAGATGGCAGTCTTCAGGGATCCG TCGCTATCTCAAATAAACAACATCATCGTTGTACCATCTAAAAGCCAAGTGACTGTACACCCGCAAACGGGTAAGAAGGAGTACATATTTGTTGATCTTGCTGCCGTGTACCCTGCTCCAGAGGAACCTGGCTCGGAGTTGAGCTTTGAGGAAATCATGGCCACTCGCCGCGGGTGGCTTGATCAGTCTTGGGATCATGAGACGGTTGATGAGAACCTCGTTCCTGAGCCCATGGGAGAATTGAATGGGATTGAAGAGATCAGCCATGGCGTCAAAGGTAAACTTGTCATACATCGCGACTCGGTGCTCCTTGATGAAAATGGAGATATGAGAGAGCAACCCCGAGAGCCTCGTAtcgcgaagaagaagaaggttaTGGAAGTAAACGAGACTCAAATAA tcaaggcaaagTTGGACTCTCCCTCGGGTCCAAAACTGCGCAAGAAGCAGACTTCAGAGCCAACAATGACGCTTCATACCAAGGCAGCGACAGACGATATTTATGACATCTTTAATGCCCCGCTCAGGTCAACCAACTTGAGTGAAActggagaagaggaagattATGAGACAGACGGTGATTACACTACCGATGGTGAAAGTACtggcaccaccagacagcttgaTACCGTCAGTGAgaatggcgatgatgacgccGTCGACGCGAAAAGTGTTAGCGAATGGTCAGACTACTCAGCTCAAAGACATATTCCGGATATCGAAGGGCGGGTTGTAGATGACACTCTAGCCACGCGCAGCGAATTTGACGAGAATGCtggagagcaagaagccGAAGGCAACACGTACCGGGCAAGTAGTACAACCGAGGACGGGGTAGAGACTCCAACGGATGGAGGTTTGCCTCGTAATACTCGCACAGTATTCATTCCTATTCCCCCAGAAGATTACGACCCCCCGACACGTCCGTATAGGGATCCGGCCGAGGTGGCGAACAATCGACTCCCATTTATGACACCAATAACAGAAAGAACAGAATGCTCACTGGATGTTGACCTGGAGCGCCGCGACACTTTCAAGACGCCGTGCCGACGAGATGGGACAATCCACGCCATGGAAAACGACTCCGACAGCGACCTTCCAAGCAGCCCGCTGAGGGAAGTTGTAGACGACGATTGCCCGATGCCCAAAATCCCGGCGGCCTTAGTCCCGAGATCCGCACCTATTTTGAAAAAGGGGCCTGTCAACAAACCAATACCTCCAAAAGGCCcaatcatcaaagacatACAGTGTAACCCGGTGGATATCTCTCTCCGCCAAGACATCCTAAGCAACATCCAACCTCCTTTAAGTTCATATGCCGGCTTCCATGACCACAGCGGGCAGAAGTGTGAATATGGAGGAGATATTCGCAAGTTTGCAAAGGCAATGAATAGACTGAACAAAGGCGGTGCAGACAGAACAGGCCCGCTTCCGGCTCCAGTTGTGATCGAATTTCCTAACACAACCCGGGTTTATCACCTGAAGAGGGAGCTCGGCGTGGGTGCATTTGCTCCGGTATATCTTGTTCAAAATTCTTCCCCCAATGAGGAAGAGACCGACGAGAATGCAGCTGTTGCAATGGGTAAAGGCTTGTTCGCCGTGAACCATCGCAATGAACTTGAAGCTCTCAAGATGGAGGCGCCTCCTACTCCGTGGGAGTTCTACATTATGAGGCTGGCACACACTCGTTTAGGCCCACAGCATCGTGCGGCGGCTTCTTTGTCTTACGCTCACGAGCTTCGATTGTATCAGGACGAAGCATTTCTCTTTCTGCCTTATCACCCTCACGGAACCTTGTTAGACGTGGTAAATTTCTTCAGAGCCGAACCTTCTGGAGTCATGGATGAGCAACTTGCAATGTTCTTTACTATTGAGCTTATGCGAACTGTTGAAGCCCTTCACACCAGGAGCATTTTGCATGGGGATTTAAAGGCCGATAACTGTCTGCTTCGTCTAGATGCTACGTCGTCGGACCAACCTATTTCAACACCGTGGAAAGCGGATGGCAGTGGCGGTTGGTCTTCGAGAGGTATCGTTCTCATTGACTTTGGCCGGGGAATTGACATGAAGGCGTTTGTGCCTGATGTGGAATTCATCGCCGACTGGAAGACCTCATCGCAGGACTGCGCGGAGATGCGTGAGGGTCGCCCTTGGACATGGCAAATTGACTACCATGGTTTAGCGGGTATCATTCACTGTCTTCTCTTTGGGAAGTACATTGAAACTCAGCGATGTGACCAAGGCGGGCTTGGGCGTACTGGAAGGAAATACAGAATCCGAGAAAGCCTTAAACGATACTGGCAGGCAGACCTCTGGTCTGAATGCTTCGAGGTGTTGCTCAATCCTGGATCATTTatggaggttgaagaaggatgcaAGATGCCCGTGCTGAAATCGCTAAGAAGTGTACGGGAACGAATGGAACGGTGGCTTGAAGCAAATTGTGACCGTGGCGTCGGCCTGCGTTCACTAattgccaagttggaagGATATGCAAAGTCTCGCAAGTAG